In a genomic window of Peptoclostridium acidaminophilum DSM 3953:
- a CDS encoding IS110 family RNA-guided transposase: MNNRNYLSAGIDVGSAFSWMSIVDQSGTAIQKPFKITHNNSNSLEKAVSALKKAEELYSMKCRIFLESTGIYHFPLFCFLVDSGFDVSIINPIITHSVKNASIRKVKNDKIDSLGIAKLGLSHDLPVSQFPAKLVLELRTLTRKYYDLTDEKSAHINRLKGYLHTVFPQYIGIFNDITGTTSTMILRQYGTPDKILRGHKKTMISKISKASRKGISKATDRYEKLYQAALAAKSFGCQIESVYFNISLTLDLIERLACAINSIMERIQQLVAFNKNEEFVKQISWLNSIKGVGFLSAVTIMCEIGDFSTFRSPKQLFAFFGLDPEVNQSGNFNGTDVHMSKRGSRIARRAIFAVALASIRRKRDGEAINPYLCDYYMKKAAQKPKMVALGAIMHKICNIIFAVLRDEKGFELRSPQEHCKQYKRPTQMAA, from the coding sequence ATGAATAACCGTAATTATCTGTCCGCTGGTATCGATGTCGGTTCAGCCTTCAGCTGGATGTCCATCGTCGACCAGAGCGGGACTGCAATCCAAAAACCTTTTAAGATCACACATAACAACTCGAATTCCTTGGAAAAGGCTGTTTCTGCACTAAAAAAAGCAGAAGAGCTGTATTCCATGAAATGTCGAATATTTCTGGAATCCACAGGGATTTATCATTTCCCACTCTTCTGCTTCTTGGTTGATTCTGGCTTTGACGTGTCCATAATCAATCCTATTATCACACATTCTGTGAAAAATGCAAGCATTAGAAAAGTGAAAAATGATAAAATCGATTCTCTCGGTATTGCCAAACTTGGTCTTTCTCATGATTTGCCGGTTTCTCAGTTTCCAGCAAAGCTCGTTCTTGAGCTTCGCACCCTCACTCGAAAATACTATGACCTTACGGATGAAAAATCTGCTCATATCAACAGGCTAAAGGGCTATCTGCATACTGTGTTTCCACAGTACATTGGTATTTTCAACGATATTACCGGCACCACATCCACCATGATTCTTCGCCAGTATGGTACTCCGGATAAAATACTTCGCGGCCATAAAAAAACCATGATTTCTAAAATCTCAAAAGCTTCAAGAAAAGGTATCTCCAAAGCTACTGATCGTTATGAAAAGCTTTATCAGGCCGCGCTAGCTGCTAAATCCTTTGGCTGCCAGATTGAAAGTGTCTACTTCAATATTTCACTGACGCTTGATCTGATTGAACGATTGGCTTGTGCCATTAACTCCATTATGGAGCGTATCCAGCAATTGGTTGCCTTCAATAAGAATGAGGAATTTGTCAAACAGATTTCATGGCTTAACTCCATCAAAGGCGTTGGATTTCTTTCTGCTGTAACCATCATGTGTGAGATTGGCGATTTCTCAACCTTTAGGAGTCCTAAACAGCTTTTTGCCTTCTTTGGCCTGGATCCTGAGGTAAACCAGTCCGGCAACTTCAACGGCACTGATGTCCATATGTCCAAACGTGGCTCCAGAATTGCCAGACGCGCTATTTTCGCTGTTGCATTGGCTTCTATCCGCAGGAAACGAGATGGTGAAGCAATCAATCCGTATCTTTGCGATTACTACATGAAAAAAGCCGCTCAGAAACCTAAGATGGTTGCTCTTGGTGCTATCATGCACAAAATTTGTAACATCATATTTGCAGTCCTTCGTGATGAAAAGGGTTTTGAGCTCCGTTCACCTCAGGAGCATTGCAAGCAATATAAAAGACCAACTCAGATGGCTGCATAA